The following proteins come from a genomic window of Deltaproteobacteria bacterium IMCC39524:
- a CDS encoding Na/Pi cotransporter family protein: MIEPFTMGYTAIGGLGIFILGMKYLSDSLQSLSGGLIRKAISSVTSNRFLAVIVGLVVTCFVQSSSITTVMVVGLTNAGLMHLTQAIGVILGANIGTTITGWILAVKVGKYGLLLVAIGVFPMLFSKNDRTSATAKVLVALGLIFFGLEIMSNAFKPLRSDESFMNLMLTLDAQSLLSILGCVAIGCMMTMIIQSSSAMLGITMALAATGAIPLYTAVALVMGENIGTTITAQFAAIGGSIAARRAAMAHSVFNVLGVFIIISIFSTYVDMIELFVPGLSNFVDADGSRPYIAAHIAMAHTFFNVTATLVMLPFLNQLAKLVTKLIPEKAGAEKGSFKYIGSPGTMPVAMGISMVFEELKRMQEAVHEVLINAEKFLQRDLKGRDSIYREVKKLEDETDVMQHEITSFTVTLMQAGGASTAQSDRAYNYVRAADELESIADYAYSLCSYMKRLDKHELDFSEDGWKDLRAFHREVFAFFNLVSNAFKDEDVSSMRKIYDEANRLNDLADEVRKAHLVRMKEGSCGALPALTFSDMAVALRRIKNHTVNLHEALFAEDSTAT, from the coding sequence ATGATCGAACCATTCACAATGGGTTACACCGCCATCGGCGGCCTCGGGATTTTTATCCTCGGCATGAAATACCTTTCCGACAGCTTGCAGTCGCTCTCGGGCGGCCTGATCCGCAAGGCGATCTCGTCAGTGACCAGCAACCGCTTCCTCGCGGTCATAGTCGGCTTGGTGGTTACCTGTTTCGTTCAATCTTCGTCGATCACGACGGTCATGGTGGTCGGCCTGACCAACGCCGGCCTGATGCATCTGACCCAGGCGATCGGTGTTATCCTCGGTGCCAACATCGGCACCACCATCACCGGCTGGATCCTGGCGGTCAAGGTCGGCAAGTACGGGCTCTTGCTGGTCGCCATCGGTGTCTTTCCGATGCTCTTTTCCAAAAATGATCGGACCTCGGCAACGGCCAAGGTTCTGGTAGCTCTGGGTCTGATCTTCTTCGGCCTTGAGATCATGAGTAATGCTTTCAAACCATTGCGCAGCGATGAAAGCTTCATGAACCTGATGCTGACCCTTGATGCCCAGTCGCTGCTGAGTATCCTCGGTTGCGTCGCCATTGGCTGTATGATGACCATGATCATCCAGAGCAGTTCGGCGATGCTCGGTATCACTATGGCTCTCGCGGCAACCGGCGCCATCCCTCTGTATACAGCTGTTGCTTTGGTTATGGGTGAAAATATCGGCACCACCATCACCGCCCAATTCGCCGCGATCGGCGGATCCATTGCTGCCCGACGTGCGGCGATGGCCCACAGCGTGTTCAATGTTCTTGGGGTCTTCATCATTATTTCGATCTTCTCGACCTATGTCGACATGATTGAACTATTTGTGCCCGGCCTTTCAAACTTTGTCGATGCCGATGGCAGTCGTCCCTACATTGCCGCTCATATCGCCATGGCGCACACCTTCTTCAATGTAACCGCCACCCTGGTGATGCTACCGTTTCTCAACCAGCTGGCAAAGCTCGTCACTAAATTGATCCCTGAGAAAGCCGGCGCTGAAAAAGGTTCCTTCAAATATATCGGTTCTCCCGGCACCATGCCCGTGGCGATGGGTATTTCGATGGTTTTCGAAGAACTCAAGCGCATGCAGGAGGCCGTTCATGAGGTTTTGATCAATGCCGAAAAATTTCTGCAACGAGACCTTAAAGGGCGCGACAGCATCTACCGCGAAGTGAAGAAGCTCGAAGACGAAACCGATGTCATGCAGCACGAAATCACGAGCTTTACCGTCACCCTCATGCAAGCCGGTGGCGCCAGTACAGCACAGTCGGACCGGGCCTACAATTACGTTCGTGCCGCCGATGAGCTTGAGTCGATTGCCGACTACGCTTATTCCCTCTGCTCATATATGAAACGGCTCGATAAGCATGAGCTTGATTTCAGCGAAGATGGTTGGAAAGACCTGCGCGCCTTTCACCGTGAGGTTTTTGCCTTCTTCAACCTGGTCAGCAATGCCTTCAAGGATGAAGATGTCAGCAGTATGCGCAAAATTTACGATGAGGCCAATCGTCTCAACGATCTGGCTGATGAGGTTCGTAAAGCACACCTCGTCCGGATGAAGGAGGGCTCCTGCGGTGCTCTGCCCGCCCTGACCTTCAGCGATATGGCCGTTGCCTTGCGACGGATCAAGAATCACACGGTTAACCTGCATGAGGCCCTTTTTGCCGAGGATTCGACCGCGACGTAA
- a CDS encoding response regulator encodes MNKQRILVIEDEEDILALIHFNLVKAGFQVECAMTGEEGFTKVREYKPDLVFLDLMLPGIDGLEVCRRLRQAPDTQETPIIMLTAKGEEADIVQGLELGADDYITKPFSPQILQARARAVLRRRVKPDKPADAEQPIEIHDLYIHPGRNKVKACGENIELTFSEFQLLYLLACRPGWVFTRTQIVDAIHGESYAVTDRAVDVQIVGLRKKLGSCGEYIETVRGIGYRFRE; translated from the coding sequence ATGAACAAACAACGCATCCTGGTTATCGAAGATGAAGAGGACATTCTAGCCCTGATTCATTTCAACCTGGTCAAGGCAGGCTTCCAGGTGGAATGCGCCATGACAGGCGAAGAAGGCTTTACCAAAGTCCGCGAATACAAGCCGGACCTGGTCTTTCTTGACCTGATGTTGCCGGGCATCGATGGCCTCGAAGTCTGTCGGCGACTGCGCCAGGCTCCCGACACCCAGGAAACCCCGATCATCATGCTCACAGCCAAGGGCGAAGAGGCCGATATTGTCCAGGGCCTGGAACTCGGGGCTGATGACTACATCACCAAACCATTCAGCCCGCAGATTCTCCAGGCAAGAGCACGAGCAGTGCTGAGACGGCGGGTCAAGCCGGACAAACCAGCGGACGCGGAACAACCGATAGAGATCCACGACCTTTATATTCACCCGGGACGCAACAAGGTTAAGGCCTGCGGCGAGAACATCGAGCTGACCTTTAGCGAATTTCAGCTACTCTACCTACTGGCCTGCCGACCCGGCTGGGTCTTCACCCGCACCCAGATCGTCGACGCCATCCATGGCGAAAGTTATGCCGTCACCGATCGTGCCGTTGATGTCCAGATTGTCGGCCTGCGCAAGAAGCTCGGCAGCTGCGGTGAATATATCGAGACCGTCCGCGGTATCGGCTACCGCTTCCGCGAATAG
- a CDS encoding DUF302 domain-containing protein: protein MKKSSLTLLLILFTVLPLMAAEGLLKVQSDFTVKETTERLENILNEKGMTIFNQINHSDAAQKVGVELRETRLIIFGSPKVGSPLMQCQQSVAIDLPQKAIIWEDDKSKVWISYNDPRYLGKRHNIIGCDEVISKVEKALSGITKAAATK from the coding sequence ATGAAAAAATCATCTTTAACGTTGCTGTTAATCTTGTTTACTGTATTGCCATTAATGGCCGCAGAGGGCCTGCTCAAGGTTCAAAGTGATTTCACCGTTAAGGAAACAACCGAAAGACTTGAGAACATATTAAATGAAAAAGGTATGACGATATTCAATCAAATAAATCATTCCGACGCGGCACAAAAAGTGGGCGTAGAACTTCGAGAAACACGACTCATAATATTCGGGAGCCCAAAAGTGGGAAGCCCTCTCATGCAATGCCAACAAAGTGTCGCTATCGATTTACCTCAAAAAGCGATTATTTGGGAAGATGATAAGTCTAAGGTGTGGATATCTTATAATGATCCAAGATACTTGGGGAAAAGACATAATATTATTGGTTGCGATGAAGTAATAAGCAAAGTTGAAAAAGCCTTATCTGGAATAACAAAAGCCGCAGCAACGAAATAA
- a CDS encoding DMT family transporter translates to MSSTTLFILMAILAGISVPTQAGINAQLGLWTKSPVLASTISFAVGTLTLVIYSLATRLPLPALASAGSHPWWIWFGGMLGAFFVTATIILVPKLGATAMVALILAGQMFASLLLDHFGVLGYPIHPISLGRVAGVLMLCGGVWLIKVY, encoded by the coding sequence ATGTCATCAACAACGCTTTTTATTTTAATGGCGATTCTGGCCGGCATTTCCGTGCCGACCCAAGCCGGCATCAACGCACAGCTGGGTCTCTGGACTAAGTCTCCGGTCCTCGCATCAACCATCTCATTCGCTGTAGGAACGTTGACCCTGGTCATCTATTCACTGGCGACCCGCCTCCCTCTCCCGGCGCTGGCTTCAGCCGGAAGTCACCCCTGGTGGATCTGGTTCGGCGGCATGCTGGGCGCCTTTTTCGTCACGGCAACGATCATCCTGGTTCCCAAACTCGGTGCGACCGCCATGGTCGCCCTGATCCTGGCCGGACAGATGTTCGCCTCGTTGCTCCTCGATCACTTTGGTGTGCTCGGTTATCCAATCCATCCGATCAGTCTTGGCCGCGTTGCCGGCGTGCTGATGCTCTGCGGCGGGGTCTGGCTTATCAAGGTTTATTAA
- a CDS encoding ATP-binding protein gives MPSKRLIWQIYPPFLVIILIALVTLTWFFSRTLDDFYREEKRRGLEAQGQLVVNQARDALVSGNIGSLESLSLALGKQSGTRLTIILPDGRVVGDSEEVPVKMDNHARRPEIRVALEGRSGAATRYSTTLQQEMMYVALPVRSNGQIIGCVRTALPIARVDKALETVLFHVINSGILIALIAALISLWVSRRISRPLVEMKRGAERFAGGELDRRLPVYKGEEMGGLAEAMNQMAAQLNDRLQTVVSQRNEQEAVLASMIEGVLAVDHQEGILRINRAAATLLGTNPELAVGRSLQEVVRKPELQRFITESLQSRTSIEADMTLLYQGEERFLQTHGTPLRGSDGQTIGALIVIHDLTRLRRLENLRRDFVANVSHELRTPITAIKGAVETLLAGANKNPEDSQRFLEIANRQSDRLNAIIEDLLSLSRLERDAESDEVDRTHERLLPILESALQSCSSIAKSRQVDVKLFCSEELVAKVNSTLLEQAVINLVDNAIKYSESRKIVTVESWQEGEHVMIKVQDRGQGISKEHLPRLFERFYRVDAARSRAIGGTGLGLAIVKHIVQAHDGEVTAHSTPGEGSVFTIRLPVS, from the coding sequence ATGCCTAGTAAACGTCTCATATGGCAGATCTACCCCCCTTTCCTGGTGATCATCCTGATCGCACTGGTGACGCTCACCTGGTTTTTCTCCAGAACTCTGGATGACTTCTATCGCGAAGAAAAGCGCAGAGGCCTTGAGGCGCAGGGGCAGTTGGTCGTCAACCAGGCACGAGACGCTCTCGTGTCGGGCAATATCGGCTCTCTTGAAAGCCTGAGCCTCGCCCTGGGCAAACAATCTGGCACCCGCCTGACCATTATCCTGCCGGATGGCCGCGTCGTCGGTGATTCTGAAGAAGTCCCCGTCAAAATGGATAATCATGCCAGAAGGCCTGAGATCCGGGTGGCCCTGGAAGGGCGTTCCGGTGCGGCAACACGCTACAGCACAACCCTGCAACAGGAAATGATGTACGTGGCTCTACCGGTCAGAAGCAACGGTCAAATTATCGGATGCGTCCGCACGGCTTTACCCATCGCCCGAGTTGACAAAGCCCTTGAAACCGTCCTCTTCCATGTGATCAACAGCGGCATTCTGATTGCCCTGATAGCCGCCCTGATCAGCCTTTGGGTATCACGACGCATCAGTCGCCCTCTTGTGGAAATGAAACGCGGTGCCGAACGTTTTGCCGGTGGCGAACTCGATCGACGCCTTCCGGTCTACAAGGGCGAAGAAATGGGCGGGCTGGCCGAAGCCATGAACCAGATGGCGGCCCAGCTCAATGATCGACTTCAAACAGTGGTGAGTCAGCGTAACGAGCAGGAAGCCGTTCTTGCCAGCATGATCGAGGGCGTTCTGGCCGTGGATCATCAAGAAGGCATCCTGCGGATTAACCGGGCGGCAGCAACTCTGCTCGGGACAAACCCTGAGTTGGCCGTTGGCCGGAGTCTTCAGGAGGTGGTCCGTAAACCCGAGCTGCAGAGATTCATCACCGAATCGCTACAGAGCCGGACCAGCATCGAAGCTGACATGACTCTTTTGTACCAGGGAGAAGAACGTTTTCTGCAGACCCATGGAACACCTCTGCGAGGTTCAGACGGGCAAACGATCGGCGCGCTGATTGTCATCCATGATCTTACCCGCCTACGACGACTTGAGAACCTGCGTCGAGACTTCGTCGCCAACGTCTCCCACGAATTGAGAACACCAATTACAGCTATTAAAGGTGCGGTAGAAACTCTATTGGCCGGAGCCAACAAGAACCCGGAAGACAGCCAGAGGTTTCTTGAGATCGCCAACCGGCAATCTGACCGTCTCAATGCCATCATAGAAGACCTGTTATCCCTCTCGCGCCTTGAGCGGGATGCCGAATCTGATGAGGTTGATCGTACGCATGAGAGGCTGCTACCAATTCTGGAATCAGCGCTGCAATCATGTTCAAGCATTGCGAAGTCCCGGCAGGTAGACGTTAAACTGTTCTGTTCAGAGGAGCTCGTAGCAAAGGTCAACAGCACCCTGCTTGAACAGGCCGTCATAAACCTAGTCGACAACGCCATCAAATACAGCGAAAGCAGAAAAATTGTGACCGTTGAGAGCTGGCAGGAGGGCGAGCACGTCATGATCAAGGTTCAGGACCGTGGTCAGGGCATCTCCAAAGAACATCTGCCTCGACTGTTTGAACGTTTCTACCGCGTTGATGCGGCCCGCAGCCGTGCCATCGGTGGTACCGGACTGGGGCTGGCAATCGTCAAACACATCGTTCAGGCCCATGACGGTGAGGTGACAGCACACAGCACACCCGGTGAAGGGAGTGTGTTTACGATTAGGCTGCCAGTTTCATAG